One stretch of Emys orbicularis isolate rEmyOrb1 chromosome 5, rEmyOrb1.hap1, whole genome shotgun sequence DNA includes these proteins:
- the DDRGK1 gene encoding DDRGK domain-containing protein 1, with the protein MDPVLYVLAAALLAALIVFATRFRGQAQAADEEHQRNVAAVVARPRPHTDERGEGMPRRRRNMGSRMLAQRRAQQAEDGMEEEDDGDEAAEFQSSGKIGAKKQRKLEEKQARKAQREAEEVEREERKKLESKREEERRKEEERLRLEEERQEEEQKKAKEEKEQREHEEYLKLKECFVVEEEGVEEAMTEEESHSFLTEFINYIKNAKVVLLEDLASHLGLRTQDAINRVQDLMADGTLTGVIDDRGKFIYITPEEMTAVAQFIKQRGRVSIAELAEASNSLINLQPESRAVTQSTA; encoded by the exons CTGACGAGGAACACCAGCGAAATGTGGCAGCTGTGGTGGCCAGGCCTCGGCCTCACACCGATGAGCGGGGAGAAGGGATGCCCAGACGCCGAAGGAACATGGGCAGCAGGATGCTGGCCCAGAGGAGAGCACAACAGGCAGAAGATGGGATGGAAG aggaagatgaTGGAGATGAGGCTGCAGAATTTCAGTCGTCTGGGAAAATCGGAGCAAAGAAACAGAGGAAACTAGAAGAGAAACAAGCCAGAAAAGCCCAGAGAGAG gctgaaGAAGTAGAGCGTGAGGAACGGAAAAAACTCGAGTcaaagagagaggaggaaaggcGGAAAGAAGAGGAGAGATTACGCCTTGAAGAAGAAAGACAG GAAGAGGAacaaaagaaagcaaaagaagaaaaggagCAGAGGGAGCATGAAGAGTACCTCAAGCTGAAGGAGTGTTTTGTAGTTGAAGAGGAGGGTGTCGAAGAAGCAATGACCGAGGAAGAG TCCCATAGCTTTCTAACGGAATTTATCAACTACATTAAG AATGCAAAGGTGGTTCTTCTGGAAGACCTGGCTTCCCATTTGGGGTTAAGAACCCAG GATGCAATTAATAGAGTACAAGACCTGATGGCAGATGGCACTCTAACAG GTGTGATTGATGACCGAGGAAAGTTCATCTATATCACTCCAGAGGAGATGACCGCAGTGGCTCAGTTTATCAAACAGAGAGGACGAGTCTCCATTGCAGAACTGGCCGAAGCAAGCAATTCCCTCATCAACCTCCAACCTGAGAGCAGAGCTGTCACTCAGAGCACGGCGTGA